Genomic segment of Verrucomicrobium sp.:
GTCGACGGCCATGATCCCGAGCGTGGGATCGGGGCTTTGCGTATTCTGGGCCGATTCGACGTGAACCTGGAATCCTTCCAGCTTCCCGTAGAACGCGGAGCAGGCGGCGAGGATTTCCTCCGCGCTCGGCGGAGGGGCGGCGGCGGCCGGGAGGGCCGTTCCGCTCAGTAAGATTAGAAAGAGGACTGCGGACTTAAGCGACGTTTTGGTTTTCATTACCTGAAGTGGTCCCTTCCCGGGCCATTAAGGCAGAAAACCTTGGAAACTCCAGCATCCGCTGGTCAGTGGGCGACGAGGTTCTCGTGATACCCGGCGGAGTCTTTTTTCCAATAGGCGGCGATGCGCGCCGAAGCCGGCGGAAGGCCCCTCTCCTCCAGGAAGAGGTGCCGCGCCGCGAGCATGGCGGAGGCCTCGCCCGCGCACCAGACGAAGCCCTCCCCCGGGAGGGAGGCGGGAATGGAGCGCAGCGTGGAGAGGAACTCCTCCGTTGAAAAAGTCCATTGGACGATCTGTCCGGCCTTGGGAGCGAAGGCGCGCTGGTCGCGGGGATCGTCCAGCTGCACGACCGCGTAGGTCAGGACGCCCGGGGGCAGCTCCTCCAGGCGCCGGCTGATGGCGGGCAGGGCGCTGCAATCCCCGGCCAGTACGTGCCACTCGTAATCGGCGGGAATGATGAGGGAGCCTTTGGGGCCCGCGATGACGGCGGCCTGGCCGGGCTGCGCCTGGCGCGCCCATGACGAGGAGAGGCCGCCCCCGTGCAGGCCGAATTCCAGGGTCAGCTCCCGCGAGGCCGGATCGAAGCGGCGCGGCGTGTAATCGCGGCGGACGGTCTGGCCGGAGGCGTCCTGGAACATGAATTTCACGTGGTCGTCGAAGGAGGGGGAGGCGAAGCCGGAAAGGGATTCGCCGGTGAAGGTGACGGCGCGGAAGCGGGGGCTGACGGCCTCGACCCGGGCGACCTGGACTTCCCGGGCGACAATGTCGTGGGCGACGCGGCGGGGCTGGCGGGCGGGAGAATTTCCTTTCATTGGGGAGGGCATAATGTTGACAATATCCACTATGGATAGCATTAATGTTGATAATGTCAAAGAAACTGCCGGCGCCGAGGCGGTGGAGGTCTTTGAATTGATCCACTCCCTGATGCATCTTTTCCGCGCCGAGCAGTACCGCGCCCTGCGCGGCGGGCCGCACGACCTGAGCCATATGGAGGGCAAGGTGCTGGGTTTCTTTGCCGAAAGGCCCGGAGCCATGCTGCGGGACGCCGTCCTCTGGTCCGGGCGGGATAAGGGGCAGCTGGCCCGCATCATCCGCACCCTGAAGGGGCAGGGGCTCCTGGCGGAGCAGGCCGATCCGAGCGACCGCCGCAGCGTGCGCCTGCGGGCGACGCCGGAGGGGCGGGCCATCCATCTTTCCCTGCGGCGCAGGCTGAAGCGGCTTTCCGAGGCGGCCGTCTCGGGCCTGGGCGCGAAGGAGCGCCGGGAGGTCGCGCGCCTCCTTGGAAAAATCAAGGGCGGCCTTTTGGAGCTCGGCGCAGCCGCATGAAAACCGTGTTCGTCACCGGCATCTCCGGCTACATCGGGGGCACCGTCGCGATCAAGCTGCGGGAGGCGGGACACCGGGTCCTGGGGCTGGTGCGGAAGGAGGAGGACGAAACCCGGCTGCGCGCCGCGGGCATGATCCCGGTGCGGGGGGATCTCCAGGCCGCGGAGGCGATCGGCGGGGCCATCGGGCAGTCCGATGCGGTGGTCCACACGGCGGACTCCGACGCTCCGGCCGTCACCGAAATGTTTCTTTCCTTTCTAAGGGGAACCGGGAAGGCCTTCATCCACACGTCCGGCTCCGCCATCGTGGCCAATTGGGCCGACCGGCGGGCGGGGGAGTTCGTCTTCACGGAGGATTACCCTTTTGAAAGCCGGTCCCCGTTCGAGAATCGCGCGGCCATCCATGCGGCCATCCTCCGTGCGGCGGTGGACGGCGTGCGGAGCGTTGTCATGGTTCCCGGCATGGTCTACGGGACCGGCCTTTTTATCGCCAAGGAGAGCAAGCAGATTCCCTTTCTGATCCGGTCGGCCCGCAAGATGGGGAAGGCTTCCTATATCGGGGACGGCGCCCATCGCTGGAGCCATGTCCACGTGGAGGACTTGGCGGACCTGTATCTCGCCGCGCTGCGGGAGGCCAAGCCCGGGTCCGTTTTCTTCGCGGAAAACGGGAGTTCCTCCTTCTTGGAAATCGCCCGGGCGATCCACCGGGAGCTGGGCCTGGCGGGCGCGCCCGCCTCGCTCACGCCGGCCGAGGCGAAGGCCGAATGGGGGGAGCTCATGGCGACGGTGGCCCTGGGATCGGACTGCCGCATCAGCGCGGACAAGGCGCGCCTCTTCCTTGGCTGGAAGCCCCATCGCGGCCCGCTGGAAAACCACCTCGCGCTCTCTTGAGGGGGATCAAAGTGCTTGCCCTTTTTTCGGGAAGGGGGGAATACTCCCGCGCCGTGCTGCGCCGTTTCGGATTCACTTTCGCCTTCCTCGCGCTTTTCGTGCTGGCGGGCGGCCATTGGGCCGTCCTTCAGTCGGTCGCGTGGGCGCGCATGGTGGTCGAATACTCGCATGAAGGCGGCCTGGAGCGCGGCGTGGCCCAGACTTTTGACGGCGCGCACCTCTGCCCCCTCTGCATGAAAGTGCAGCAGGCGAAGAAGGCGGAGGAGAAAGCCCCCGCCGACTTCGCCGACGCCAAGAAGAAGGCCGACTCCTTTCCCCTGAGCCTGGACGGGGTTTCCCCCGCCGTGCCGGGAACGGCGTTCGCCTGGCCGCGTGGCGCGGCCGTTGCGGCGGCGGTCCGGGCGAACCGGCCTCCGGTTCCGCCTCCTTTATCCCTTTTCTCCTAAGCGGCGCGTTTTCGCGCGCCCGCCGATCCCCCTAAGCCGGAGCCCGCCTTGAGGCGGCGTTTCGGAATATTCCCCCCAACCCGGACCGCGCCTTGCAGTGGCGCGGGGAGAAAGAAATGAATTGGAACCGATTTTGCAGAGCCCTGGGAGCGTCGCTCCTGCTGGGCGCCTGCGTGATGAGCGCGCGGGGCGCCGATGCCCCGGAGCCCGCGCAGACGGAAACGAACGCGGGCACGACCCTTTCCGAGGTGACCGTCAACGCGAGCGCCCCGGCCGATCCGGGCGTCCCGCCCGTGAAGGAAAGGTACGACCTGCCCCAGACGACCGCCAGCATCGCCAGCGACGTCATGGAGGAGCGGATCAACGTCGTCGACACGGAGGACGCGGTCAAATACATGCCCAGCCTCTTCGTGCGGAAGCGCAACTTCGGCGACACGCAGCCGACGCTGGCCACCCGCACCTGGGGGGTCAACTCGAGCGCCCGCAGCCTGGTCTACGGGGACGACGTGCTGCTCTCCGCCCTGGTGGCGAACAACAACACCATGGGCGCGCCCCGGTGGGGAATGGTCTCCCCGGACCAGATCGAGCGCGTCGACTTTCTCTACGGCCCCTTCGCGGCGCAGTATCCGGGCAATTCGATGGGCGGCGTCCTCCTCATCACCACGAAGATGCCGGATAAGCCGACCCTGGACATGAGCCAGACGGAGGCCTTCCAGGACTTCAGCCTCTACGGGACGAAGGGAACCTACCAGACCGACCAGAGCAACGTCGTCTTCGGCGACAAGAACGGCCCGGTCTCCTGGCTCGTCTCGGAGAATTTCCAGAACAGCTACAGCCAGCCGCTCACCTTCATCACCTCCGCGACGATTCCGGCGGGGACGACGGGCGCCTACGCCGCCCAGAACAAGCTGGGCGCCGCCGCCAATGTCCTGGGCGCGGGAGGCCTGCTCCACACCCAGATGAACGACATCAGCGGCAAGGCGCAGTGGGACGTCTCCCCGGAGGTGAAGGCGACCTACCAGATCGACTTTTGGAACAACGACGCCCAGTCGACCGCGCAGAGCTACCTGCACACCGCCGCCGGAACGCCCACCTTCGGCGGGGCCAGCGGGTTTGCCGGGAGCAACTACACGCTGGACCAGAGCCACCTGGCCAACTCGATCTCCCTCAAGACCGACACGAAGGACACGTTCGACTGGGAGGTCGTGGCCTCCAACTACTACTACCTGGAGGACATCCAGCGGAATCCCTTCGGCGTGACGGGCGGAAGCTTCACCCCCTACGGCACCATCACCCGCATGGACGGCACGGAGTGGAGCAACGGGGATGTGAAGGGGATCTACCGCCCCGACTTCTTCGACGGGACGCACGAGGTGAGCTTCGGCGTCCACGCCGACCAATACAGCCTGGACAACCCCGTCTACGGCACGTCTTCCTGGAACACCGGCTCGGATTCCGGCAACGCCCTCTACACCTCCAGCGAGGGCTCCACCATGACCCAGGCCCTTTGGGCCCAGGACGCCTGGAGTTTCGCGCCGAAGCTGAAGCTGACCTACGGCGGCCGCCTGGAATTCTGGGAGGCCTCCAACGGGTACAACTTCTCCAGCCGGCAGAACACGCTGGGCGTGGTCACCAGCTCCACGGCGCAGAACCAGCCGGGCATCGAGGACGTCCGCTTCTCCCCGAAAGTCTCCCTGGACTGGACGCCGTCGGACGAGTGGGAGCTGACCAGTTCCTTTGGCCAGGGCTACCGCTTTCCCACGGTGACGGAGCTCTACCAGATCGTCTCCACCGGCACGACCTTTGCGACGCCTAATCCAAACCTGAAGCCGGAGAACGTGCTGAGCGAGGAAGTCTCCCTGCAGCGCAAGTTCAAGGACGGGAGCGTCCGCCTCTCCTTCTTCAACGAGAACGTCTTCGACGCGCTCATTTCCCAGACCGGGTATCTTCCCGGCGCGGGCCAGACGCCCTACACCTACACCTCCAACGTCGATTCGATCCGCAACACCGGTGTGGAGCTGGCGGTGCAGAAGGACAACGTGGTGAAGGGGGTCGACGTCTTCGGAAGCGTCACCTACGTCGACTCAGAGATCCTCAGTGATCCCTCTTTCGCCAGCTCGACGGGTACCACCGCCGCGGGCAAGCGCGTCCCCTACGTCCCCGATTGGCGGGCCACGGTGGGCGTCACCTACCATCCGGTGAAGCGGCTGGCCCTCACCTCCGCCCTGCGGTACAGCGGCAGGCAGTACTCGACCCTGGACAACACGGACAACACGGAAAACGTCTTCGGCGCCTTCGACAGCTTCTTCGTCGTCGACGTGCGGGCGGAGTACAAGATCACCGACCAGCTTTCCGCCGCGTTCGGGATCGACAACCTGAACAATGACAAATACTACCTCTACCATCCCTTCCCGCAGCGGACCTACTCCGCCCAGGTGAAGCTCGCCTTCTAAAAACCCCCAGAAACAAAACCGATGATCGACCTCTTCCTCAAAGGCGGCCCCATGATGTGGCCGCTCCTTCTCACTTCTCTCATCACCGTCGCTGTGGTGGCCGACCGGCTCCTCTTCATCTGGCAGGAAAGGCGCAGGCGCCGTCCGCAGGACGTCGAGGCCTTCTTCCGCGCCGTGGAGCGCAACCAGCCGGGGGAGGCGCAGGAGGGCGGCGCGGCCAGCGGCGACTTCGTCGCCCGCGTCCTGGCCTACGGGCTCCGGCACCGCGGTGAGTCGCTCGCCGGCGCCCTTCTGCGCGCGGCCAACGGGGAGCTGCAGCGTTTCAACCGGGGCCTTTCCACCCTGGACACGGTCATCACGCTGGCGCCGCTCCTCGGCCTTCTGGGCACGGTCACCGGGATGATCCACGCCTTCGCCCTTCTGGGGAACCAGGAGCTGAGCGCCCCGGCGGCGATCACCGGGGGCATCGCCCAGGCGCTCATCGCCACCGCCTTCGGCCTGGGCATCGCCATCCTGGCCTTGATCCCGTTCAATTATTTGAATGCGCGCCAGGAGGAGGCCCGCCACGAGCTGCAGGACGCCGCCACGCAGCTGGAGCTGCTGCTGGGGCGGCAGGGAAAGGAGTAGCCCATGCACCTGCCCCCCCTGCGCTCCCAGCGCCGCGCGCGCATCGAGATCATCCCCCTCATCGACATCATCTTCTTCCTGCTGGCCACCTTCATGATGGTCTCCCTGTCCATGGTGAAGAATGAGGGGCTGCCGGTCCGCCTTCCCGGCGCGGCCACCGCCGTGCCGCAGGAGCGGGACGACTCGGTCACTCTCTCCATCACGAAGGAGGGGGCCTGCGCCTGGAACCGCCGGCTCGTGACGCCGGAGGAGCTGGCCGCCAACCTGGCCCGGATGAAGGCGGAGCACCCGGACGGGCGCATTTTCCTGCACGGGGACGCCGCCGCGCCGTTCGGCGCCGTCGTCTCCGTCCTGGACCGCGCGCGCCAGGCGGGGCTCTCGAAAATCGCCATCGAAACGGAGAAGCCCCGGCCATGACCGACGCCTTTCTCCGCCGCGCGGGCTGGGGGGTTTCCCTGGCCGCGCACCTCCTTCTCTTCTGCGGGGCGGGCCTGTGGATGGTGCGGCATCCCGTTTACAGCGTGCGGTCGGCGCCGACCTCCGCGGAGGTCGACCTGGTGGCCGCCCCGGAACCGGTCCCGCCGCCGACGCCGGAAAATGAAATGCCTTCCGCCGAGCGGCCCGCCCCTCCGCCGCCCCGGATGAAGGAGGCGGCCCGGGCCTCGCGCGGCGTCCGCCAGGCCGCCCCGGATTACGCCTCCAATCCTCCCCCCGTCTACCCGGAGGCGGCGCGGCGCGCCCGCCAGCAGGGGACCGTCTTGTTGACCGTGTGGGTTGACGAGAAGGGCGGCGTGAAGGAGGCCGCCGTCTGCTGTTCCTCCGGCTTCCCGCTCCTGGACGGCGCGGCGCTGAAGGCCGTCCGTGCCTGGAAATTCCAGCCCGCCGTCCTTGGCGGGCTGGCCGTTTCCGACCGCGTCAACGTTCCCGTCCGCTTCGTGCTGCGGGGGTGAGCCCCTTTTTCCTATGAACTCCCGCCTTGTCCGCCGCCTCCACCGCTGGGTCGGCCTTGTTTTCAGCCTGATCGTCTTCACTTCCGCGGGCAGCGGAATCCTGCACACCGTGATGACCTGGACCCAGCCGCCGCCGCCCAAGGCGGGCCCGGCCGGACCGCCGCTCGACCTGGGGCAGGTGAAAGTCGGCATCGCGCAGGCGGAGGCGGCGCTGCCGCGCGACGGGAAGGTTCTTTCCGGGGCCAACCTGCGGATGATCGGCGGCCAGCCCTGGTACGTCTTCTACCGCCGCGGGGAGGCCGCCGGTTTTTACGTCAGCGCCGTCACGGGAAAGGCGGAGCCGGGGGAGGATGAAATCTTTGCCCGCGAGATCGCCCGCCGCTTCCTGAATCGGGAGGGGTTGCGGAAGAGCGATTACCTGACGGCCTTTAACGGGGAGTATCTCAATATCTTCCGCATCCTGCCGGTCTACCGGTTTGACGCGGACGACGCGCGGCACACCCGCGTCTACGTCTCGACGACCACGGAGAGCGTCACCCGGGCGACGGACGATGCAAAGCAGTTCGAGGCGTCGGTCTTCAGCAATTTCCACAAGCTGATGTTCCTGCCGAACAAGATGGCGCGGGACGTCACCCTCGTCGTGCTGATGGGCGGCCTCCTTGCGGTGGCCTCCCTGGGCATCGCCCTCTTCTTTCTGACTCGCCGCTAGACCGGCATCCCCTCGGGGCGGGAAAGGGCGGCGTGGGCCCGCCGGAGCGTCTCGGCCAGGATGTCCTGGCGCAGGGGCTTGGTCAGGTATTCGTCGAAACCCTGCTGCAGGCACCGCTCCCGTTCGGCGGGAAGGACGGCGGCGGTGAGGGCGGAAATGTAGGCGCGGCGCTCGCCGCCCGCCTCTTCCTCCCCCTGGCGGATTTGCAGCGCGGCTTCCAAGCCGTCCTGCTCCGGCATGTGGAGATCCATCAGGATGCAGTCGGCCGCTTCCTCCCGGTGGAGCGCCACGGCCTCCCGCCCGTTGCGGGCGACGCGGAAGCCGTAGCCGAGCTTGCGCAGGAGGAGGCTGATGACCTTCACGTTGATGGCGTCGTCCTCCGCCACCAGGATGTTGAGGGGGTGCTGTTCCGCCAGCGGGCCCTCCAGCGGGCGCGGGGAAGGGGCGTCGCTTTCGGCGGGCGCTTCCTCGAACGGAAGGGTGCAGCGGAAGAGGGAGCCATGGCCGGGGCTGCTTTCGACTTCCAGCGTGCCGCCCATGAGGCGGGCCAGCCGTTCGGAGATGGCCAGCCCCAGGCCGGTGCCTCCGTAGCGGCGGGAGATGCTGGAATCGGCCTGCACGAAGGGCTCGAAGATGCGGCGGAGCTTTTCCGGGGAGATGCCGATGCCGGTGTCCCGCACGTAGAAGATGAGGCGCGGGGGCGCCCCTTCCTGGGCGCAGGCGCGCTTGAGGCCCAGGGTGACGGAGCCCTTTTCGGTGAATTTGAGGGAGTTGCCGCTGAGGTTGACCAGGATTTGCCGCAGCCGTCCGCTGTCTCCCAAGACGCGCGCGGGGAGGCCGGGCTCAATCTCCAGCTGCAGGTGGACGTCGGGATTGCGGTGGGTGGAGGAAAGAAGGGTGCGGACTCCCTCCAGCAGCTCGAAGGGGGAGAAGACGTTGCGGTCAATCTCCATGCGGCCGGACTCGATGCGGCTGTAGTCGAGCACGTCGTCCAGGATGCGCAGGAGGGCCTGGCCGCATTGTTGGATTGTCTGGACGTATTCCCGTTCTTCCGTTTCCAGGGGCTTTTCCGCCAGCTGGTCGGCGAAGCCGAGGATGCCGTTCATGGGGGTGCGGATCTCGTGGCTCATGACGGCCAGGAAGTCGCTCTTGGCCCGTTCGGCGGCCAAGGCCTGGCGCATGAGCTCCTGTTCCTGGGCGCGGGCGCGGCGGCTTTCCGTGATGTCCTGAAGGGTGCCGGTGACGCGGCGCAGGCGGCCTTCGTGGAACTCGGCCTCGCCCACGGTGCGGACCCAGATGCGGCGCTTGGCGGCGGTGACCATCTCCAGGTCCAGCTGGTAGGGCTTTCCCTGGATGGCGCAGGCGTCGAAGGCGGCGCGGAGCGTTTCCCGGTGCTCCGGCGCGTAGAAATCGAGGGCTTCCTCCAGCTTCGGCTCGTAGTTTTCCGGCACTTCATGGATCTGGCAGAGCTGGCGGCTCCACTTGACCTTCTGCTCGGGAAATTCGACGGACCAGGCGCCGATCTTGGAGATCGATTCCGCCATCTGCAGGAGGTGGCGGCTGTGCCGCAGGTTTTCCTCGGCCTGCCGGCGCTCGGTGATGTCGACGAAGCCGATGAGGAGGTTGTCCGCGTCCAGGCGCCCGGCGGTGACGCTGAGCCAGCGGGGCTCCCCCTGCGTGGTGGGATACCGGCGTTCGAAGGAAAGCGGGGCGCCCGTTTCCAGCGTTTCGATGTAGCGGCGCTGGGTCTCCGCGCATTCCGGGGTCGCGAAGACGTCGGTGAACAGGCGGCCGGTCGCCTCCTGGTTGTTCATGCCGATGAAGGGGGAGGTGGCCGCGTTGGTG
This window contains:
- a CDS encoding MotA/TolQ/ExbB proton channel family protein, producing MIDLFLKGGPMMWPLLLTSLITVAVVADRLLFIWQERRRRRPQDVEAFFRAVERNQPGEAQEGGAASGDFVARVLAYGLRHRGESLAGALLRAANGELQRFNRGLSTLDTVITLAPLLGLLGTVTGMIHAFALLGNQELSAPAAITGGIAQALIATAFGLGIAILALIPFNYLNARQEEARHELQDAATQLELLLGRQGKE
- a CDS encoding TonB-dependent receptor, translated to MNWNRFCRALGASLLLGACVMSARGADAPEPAQTETNAGTTLSEVTVNASAPADPGVPPVKERYDLPQTTASIASDVMEERINVVDTEDAVKYMPSLFVRKRNFGDTQPTLATRTWGVNSSARSLVYGDDVLLSALVANNNTMGAPRWGMVSPDQIERVDFLYGPFAAQYPGNSMGGVLLITTKMPDKPTLDMSQTEAFQDFSLYGTKGTYQTDQSNVVFGDKNGPVSWLVSENFQNSYSQPLTFITSATIPAGTTGAYAAQNKLGAAANVLGAGGLLHTQMNDISGKAQWDVSPEVKATYQIDFWNNDAQSTAQSYLHTAAGTPTFGGASGFAGSNYTLDQSHLANSISLKTDTKDTFDWEVVASNYYYLEDIQRNPFGVTGGSFTPYGTITRMDGTEWSNGDVKGIYRPDFFDGTHEVSFGVHADQYSLDNPVYGTSSWNTGSDSGNALYTSSEGSTMTQALWAQDAWSFAPKLKLTYGGRLEFWEASNGYNFSSRQNTLGVVTSSTAQNQPGIEDVRFSPKVSLDWTPSDEWELTSSFGQGYRFPTVTELYQIVSTGTTFATPNPNLKPENVLSEEVSLQRKFKDGSVRLSFFNENVFDALISQTGYLPGAGQTPYTYTSNVDSIRNTGVELAVQKDNVVKGVDVFGSVTYVDSEILSDPSFASSTGTTAAGKRVPYVPDWRATVGVTYHPVKRLALTSALRYSGRQYSTLDNTDNTENVFGAFDSFFVVDVRAEYKITDQLSAAFGIDNLNNDKYYLYHPFPQRTYSAQVKLAF
- a CDS encoding PepSY domain-containing protein, with translation MNSRLVRRLHRWVGLVFSLIVFTSAGSGILHTVMTWTQPPPPKAGPAGPPLDLGQVKVGIAQAEAALPRDGKVLSGANLRMIGGQPWYVFYRRGEAAGFYVSAVTGKAEPGEDEIFAREIARRFLNREGLRKSDYLTAFNGEYLNIFRILPVYRFDADDARHTRVYVSTTTESVTRATDDAKQFEASVFSNFHKLMFLPNKMARDVTLVVLMGGLLAVASLGIALFFLTRR
- a CDS encoding ATP-binding protein; translated protein: MRSFRSWKHAWPAATAGTIVVLILFAAYLGQRLVWKENLHRTVATQMNTLGREGTLLSIRLRTKANDLYLLKSVLEESLRQKKDPFDALRLPADKLLCSRGYYDSIRLLNPAGKEIFRLNLAPREGRPPDAVEVPTSGLQDKSSRPFYHDTLSAPPGAAVYSTFDLVMEGGKIVQPPKPAIRVSCQIRRPDGTLHSILVMNYMGSYIIQNFAHQSWVPFLLSPDGQWLLSPFKDTPGLLLDPAHPAPSAANSHPDLWERLQEPANSGWIFAHGRLLCYQRVDPLAEPLEYPLISMPTAGGERLRLTLVEQVPASALWESVAPLLRSIWIGGILACLTFAPLGWIGVASLQDAARTRRRLDRIVQNVPHGIVALRAERDAARRITGLRIMFTNAATSPFIGMNNQEATGRLFTDVFATPECAETQRRYIETLETGAPLSFERRYPTTQGEPRWLSVTAGRLDADNLLIGFVDITERRQAEENLRHSRHLLQMAESISKIGAWSVEFPEQKVKWSRQLCQIHEVPENYEPKLEEALDFYAPEHRETLRAAFDACAIQGKPYQLDLEMVTAAKRRIWVRTVGEAEFHEGRLRRVTGTLQDITESRRARAQEQELMRQALAAERAKSDFLAVMSHEIRTPMNGILGFADQLAEKPLETEEREYVQTIQQCGQALLRILDDVLDYSRIESGRMEIDRNVFSPFELLEGVRTLLSSTHRNPDVHLQLEIEPGLPARVLGDSGRLRQILVNLSGNSLKFTEKGSVTLGLKRACAQEGAPPRLIFYVRDTGIGISPEKLRRIFEPFVQADSSISRRYGGTGLGLAISERLARLMGGTLEVESSPGHGSLFRCTLPFEEAPAESDAPSPRPLEGPLAEQHPLNILVAEDDAINVKVISLLLRKLGYGFRVARNGREAVALHREEAADCILMDLHMPEQDGLEAALQIRQGEEEAGGERRAYISALTAAVLPAERERCLQQGFDEYLTKPLRQDILAETLRRAHAALSRPEGMPV
- a CDS encoding winged helix DNA-binding protein translates to MDSINVDNVKETAGAEAVEVFELIHSLMHLFRAEQYRALRGGPHDLSHMEGKVLGFFAERPGAMLRDAVLWSGRDKGQLARIIRTLKGQGLLAEQADPSDRRSVRLRATPEGRAIHLSLRRRLKRLSEAAVSGLGAKERREVARLLGKIKGGLLELGAAA
- a CDS encoding siderophore-interacting protein, with translation MKGNSPARQPRRVAHDIVAREVQVARVEAVSPRFRAVTFTGESLSGFASPSFDDHVKFMFQDASGQTVRRDYTPRRFDPASRELTLEFGLHGGGLSSSWARQAQPGQAAVIAGPKGSLIIPADYEWHVLAGDCSALPAISRRLEELPPGVLTYAVVQLDDPRDQRAFAPKAGQIVQWTFSTEEFLSTLRSIPASLPGEGFVWCAGEASAMLAARHLFLEERGLPPASARIAAYWKKDSAGYHENLVAH
- a CDS encoding NAD-dependent epimerase/dehydratase family protein, with product MKTVFVTGISGYIGGTVAIKLREAGHRVLGLVRKEEDETRLRAAGMIPVRGDLQAAEAIGGAIGQSDAVVHTADSDAPAVTEMFLSFLRGTGKAFIHTSGSAIVANWADRRAGEFVFTEDYPFESRSPFENRAAIHAAILRAAVDGVRSVVMVPGMVYGTGLFIAKESKQIPFLIRSARKMGKASYIGDGAHRWSHVHVEDLADLYLAALREAKPGSVFFAENGSSSFLEIARAIHRELGLAGAPASLTPAEAKAEWGELMATVALGSDCRISADKARLFLGWKPHRGPLENHLALS
- a CDS encoding energy transducer TonB is translated as MTDAFLRRAGWGVSLAAHLLLFCGAGLWMVRHPVYSVRSAPTSAEVDLVAAPEPVPPPTPENEMPSAERPAPPPPRMKEAARASRGVRQAAPDYASNPPPVYPEAARRARQQGTVLLTVWVDEKGGVKEAAVCCSSGFPLLDGAALKAVRAWKFQPAVLGGLAVSDRVNVPVRFVLRG
- a CDS encoding biopolymer transporter ExbD, with amino-acid sequence MHLPPLRSQRRARIEIIPLIDIIFFLLATFMMVSLSMVKNEGLPVRLPGAATAVPQERDDSVTLSITKEGACAWNRRLVTPEELAANLARMKAEHPDGRIFLHGDAAAPFGAVVSVLDRARQAGLSKIAIETEKPRP